Genomic DNA from Epinephelus fuscoguttatus linkage group LG14, E.fuscoguttatus.final_Chr_v1:
CTGACGCGGTGCTGAAGCGGTCTGAGTTTtcgccgttagccgttagcagtgagCGTTGACGGTGCTGATGGAGGAGCTGCCGCAGCTTCCACCTGAAGTTTGGGTCTATGTGTTCAGCTACCTGACCACGGAGGAGAAGCACACGGTCCGCGCCGGCTGCAGGCACCTGAGGAGGCTCATCGACCACCCGTGCCTGTGGAGGGACTACACGGTGGTGCTGTCCGACCTCCGCCGCTACACCTACGGCTTCTGGGACACCCTGCGCCATCGCAAGCTCACCCGGGTGGCGGTGCGGCACCTGCGGCGCAAAGAGTGGCGACGGCTCGTCAGGTTCCTGCCGACCCTCACCGCCATCGTGTTCGTGGACGGGGGGCGGCTGTACAAGGAGAAATACCTGGACAACTTGTCCCGGTTCCCGGACTTGAGGGACCTCGGGGTGCGCAATGCCACCTGGGACGAGCCGATGCTCGGGAGCAGCCTGAGCACGCAGCTGCACGAGAGGCTGACTCACCTGAGCGTGTGTAACGTCCGGCTGCCCTGCACGGTGGAGTTTATTAACACGGTGTCGCAGCTGGTCAACCTGCGGTACCTGCTCTTCCACCAGCAGGGGGAGGGCTACGGGCTGGACACGGTGAGGCCGGTGCCCTGCAGCGTCTTCCACAACCTCATGCTGAGCCTCAAGAAGCTGAAGCACCTGTCCTGGGGGATGAGGGGGGAGCCGCCGGAGCCGCTGCCCGACGACTACCTCAGCCCCCCGGACCCAGACCACCCAGGTCAGCCTGTTACCTGCCTCTACACCTGCTGTGGTGTCTCTTTGTTACACAGACCGGTGCTCCTGCAGATTTTACCCCACTAACTAAAAATCACATGAACTTAGGTGGCAACCCATCCCCAGTCTGAGCTCCTCATTAGGGCTGCAGCGAATTATTGTTATCAATAAACCCATTTATTATGTTTCCAATTAATCATGCCTAAACTAAATATcagaaaaatgtgaatttattttatttacagtgatgtaaaacagagaaaacaaggaACAATGATGCtacaaatatataatatttgaCATATTTGCAGTTGCAGATTGATCGTCAATTGACCAATCAATCATCTAGGCTGTAGTCTCTTTGTTACCTCAGGATCAGACCAGTAGTTTTGCATGCTTTTGCTGATTTACCACAATCCACATGTACTTaacttccatccatccatctattttcaaccgcttatccgaAGCCAGGTCACGGGGGGCAGCAGATttagcaaagcaccccagacgtccctctccccagcaatgctttccagctcctcctgggggaccccaaggtgttacCAGGCCAGatcctccagcatgttctgggtctgccccggggcctcctaccagtgggacgttcccgaaacacctctaacaggaggcacccaggaggatcctgatcagatgcctgaaccacctcagctgacccctttcgacgcgaaggagcagcagctctaagcagatgtccgagctctttaccctatctctaaggctgagtccagACACCCttcggaggaaactcatttcagccgcttgtatccgcgatctcattctttcggtcattaccagtagctcatgaccacaggtgagggttgggacgtagatgaaccagtaaatcgaaagctctGTTCTTAACTTAAGGGGCAGCAATTATTTTGACCTGTTCGTGGTTGCAATTAATTGATTTAGGATTGGGCAAAATGACAGTACACACCACAAGATGATAAAGTTTTGTAAACCATCGGTCATACTGTTCAAACTCTATTAAAaactctcctcctcttctgtcctGTAGGAGCGTCTCGGTACGGCGGCCCGGCGCTGACCACTTTAGAGTTGGTGGATTACCCAGAAACCATCCTGCCAGAGAACGCACTGAGGAGCCTGACCTCGCTTAGGTCGCTAACTGTCCGCTACAGGTACATCAGAGAGGGCATCGAGTGCCGCCTCACCTCCTGGCTGAGTCCCCTCCAACAGCTGGAGACACTCACCATCATCGGTGAGATGGGCTGTTAAAAGCTTTTCCCTTTTCTGTAGATGTGTTGGTTTTGTTTCCATGAGTTGAGGTTCTTATTGAAATATGTTCGTCCTGATGTAAAGATTTTGTGACCGCTGTTTTCTGTCGGCCTAGGTGGGAACTCTCTCGCCACCTACACGACCACCATCCCCTCCAGTGTGACCAGGCTGACGCTGCGTGTGGCCATAACTCTGAAAGACATGGACTCCATCGCACCTAAAGTCCCGGCACTTGAGCACCTTGACATCGAGCAGAACCGCTCCAGTGGCAGCCTCTGTAGACGGATCCCTATGTTGTTTCCTCAGCTCAGGACGCTCAGGATACggtgagacagacaggacaTTTATTTTTAGGTCTGTTGCAAGGTTACAGAGACTGGCATAAAACAAACCAGTGAGTTCTGCTGACCACTTTCTTCTACCCAACATCCTCTgcatttttagtttgtttttctgtcgtGGATTTGAACATTGTCCTCATACCTTATAAACCACAGTGCAGGTCTTGTTAAgtcccaacaacaacaacaaccgaACTGCAAAGGAATCTCTCCTCTTGTTCGGTCTGAcccacctcctctctcccctctcagATTTTTCCGCAGAGAACCAGAGAAGGACCTGCTGAGCCTCCACCGGCTGCGACACCTGGTgcagctggagctgctggtggAGCGCTCCTTCATCCTGAGGGATTACCTGAACGGTCACCCCTGGCCCAGCCCCTGCGTACAGGAGCTCATCAACCAGCTGCGAGAGCTGTCCGAGAACAGGATCACTGTCATCACGACGATGCGCCAGCGAAATCCGCTGCGagaatgtgactgtgtgtgggAGGGCGACTGAGGAGCCGGAGGAAACTGTGGACTTTATTCCTCGTGAAGATAAAGACAGTCGCCACCAGTCAGGAACAGACGGTTGAAATACAAGGTATTAAAAAGGTGAACAGACAGAAAGGAGGTGACTGAAGGTCTTTGTTGATTCTTTGGTTCTTTGATTATTATATTTATGGCCTAAAAATCACAAATATAATAATTACAACAGTTACTGGATGATGAATCAAAGATCAGAGCAGTGGCTGCCATCTTTTTGGCTCGAGGCCCTTTGAAAACAAAGCACTTAAATCCAGTAGTGACCCCCGATTCCAGGGTGCACAAAAGTTTCAAACCATGGCATCAACAAATAGAGGACGACTGCTAATAAAAGCCTGGTAAGAAACATTAAAAGGTGTTTGAAATTACCTGTAAAACTCTCATGGCAAAACAAAGTCTCTGTCCTCCCTCTGATTAATGGACTTAAACATGAAGCGCCTGCAGGAAGTTCCACTGATGATCGAGAAAACCTGTAAAGTGGAAAGACTGAAATGAATTGTAAAATCAAACTAGAGTGTGATTGTTGGACTGATGGCATTAATtagtaaactgtacatttttctGAATTGTAAAGGCAGCAGGAACACATGTAGGACGCTTTGAGTTTGTATTACCAAGAACAAGTTGCATTTAGAAATGTGAAATCTAATTTAAGGCAGGCTCAGATGAAGGCCAGCATTATTCTAGTATTATTAAATAAAACCCAGTAGACTTGAGTCAGTTTTGGGGAGATCAGGGCAGCACTTTTTATTTCTCTACTTTATGTGTTTCAGCGGCTTTAGGCTGCAGCTTCTCATTTCCCCCTGTGCAGTTTCATTAGTGTCTGTATGTTTAAAGCCCCATGAATCAATACAGTAAGTATATTTTACAAGGTGCGTCACTGAATGCACCGCCAACTGTCCCCTCAAAATATTAATGTAGGTGTCCTGACTACTCTGATTTTTCAGAGCATTTTTTGGGGTcgtgttttatttatattcaaaagAATTTACTTGTCGCTTCATGAAGAAACTACCTAATTTTCTTCGTTAAAAAACTTGAATGGCCacatggctccaagagtgatGACTGTACGTGGCATGAATTTTCGTATAAAAAGGAAAcggtttaaatttttttaaggcttaaagttatgtatATCTAAGGGCGtgactgctttgagtgacaggtgggtgatGGATAGAGTATAGATGTAGCCGTAGTAAAGTAATTGTAAGGTTTTGGCccctaaaaaagtcttgtttgCCATTTGGTTGCACTAAGAGACCCTCTAAAGCAGGCATGTACAAAGTCTGGCTGAAGGGCAATCGTGGCCCATTGACtaatttttagttttattttagtagtttgttttttcttaaatataCTATATGTGGCCTGCCACACAATAGGAAGTTCCTTGAGCATTTTTTCTGTTCACAATGGCAGTACGTTCACACAGTTTGTTGACATGCACCAAGTAGGAACTACGCAGGTGGAACTAATGTGTTTCCATAAACAGatggtaaacaagcaaacaaaggGTTACCTAATATTGCTTGATAGGTAGCAGACGTGGCCACAGCAAAAACATGTGAAGTCCAAAATGAGAGATGCTGCTTTCAGGATCGGTGGAAAGTTAAAcactttttcactgaaagcagaaacagttgtgtttgtctcatttgaatgtgatttttgtgagtttttaaaataagtGATGGGTTTTTGTAGCTGGATCCAACAAGATGTTTGCAGTCAGTCTTTCAAGAATGTCActgaattattttgttttctcacaAAGCATTAAAATAGAAGTATTTAATGTGAGGTTAAACCGACATGAATGATTAATTTTCCTGTTTAAAACCAGAGCAAGTCTGTTTATAGGTTATGATTTTGTAAATAAACAGCCCTTTTTTGTAGCTTgggaatgaaaaaaatgttttctgacaCATCGGTTGGctgactgtgtttttattttattttttttttaagatattttattttatttttaccataaATGTAGTTGAGGCACAGacttctctgtttgtttctcaCTAAATGGACCCAAACGTCTTTtcctttttgctttgtttctgtCATTGTCTTTAGAGTAGGTGTGATATCTGTGACAGTCTGACTGTAGTTGCAAACACATGAATGAAATGAGCAGCAGATTTTAAAGTGATGCAGTCTAGCAGCCGTGCACATGTACAAAGGAGCTGGGAGACTTGAAAGAGTGATTTTGTTTGAGTGAtacttgtgtttcttttttaaagtggaaataggaacgtgttttgatttgatttttaattatgaagtaaatgctaattgcacaatgtaatggcgACAGGATGGCACCATCAGGGTTAAGATTGGTTCCCCATAAGCCTTGCATTATGCAGTTGTGTCTGCCAAAGGGTACGATCTCTTGGGAAAACGGGGACTCGATTACAACACAAAGGCAGTGCAGCAACCATCAgccaaccaaaacaggaagaggatagtgcttttgttttccatGGTAGTTATCGGTGGCTATCCCCAAAGActaagttctttgcagttactatccCAAGTAGCGGAAATGGCGGGCGGTGGAACAACAGAAgtaactgtggaaaacaaaatgcagcatGTCCTGTGTTGCTGGTCGTTGTGACAATGGTGCCAACATTAATATGAACTGGAAACGCTGGTGGTGGAAAAATTGAAAAGtggtctgtttccactttagcCAAACAGTTAGCAGTTATATATTTTAAAGGACTGAGGGTCAGAAAGTGAAATAGGAttattgtacagtatgtgtgatgAATTATGTGAGGTGGAATTGTGTAAAATCATGTAAATggttataaataaaaaaaaacaatgtgctCTTTAGTTTCTTTCTCCAACGTTGTCTTTTTGCTTCCTTGTAGTATTTCTATGCTGAGTTTATTTACATGTAGATGTTGTGGTAAATTGGATCAAACCCTCTCTGCTCATAAAGAGGGTTTTCTTAATGTCCTAGCCTTTAAAAATCCATGCAATCAGAGGTACGATAAAGAGCTCACCTGCGCTAGGTTTTTAACTTAAGTTTTATGGTACAGTATGTTACTGAGTgccagttaaaaaaataatgataattttgTTGGTGTACAAAAACTATGTGGTGGTGAACAAAATACTATTTGCTCTATGCAAAACATGCGGTTCGAAAATTACAGACAGAGACATGACAACTTTGAACAAAtctttgttttaacaaataaatacagatttTAAAAGGCATTCATGACTTAATTAATGTAATATATCAttattctgttgttaaaatggcattacatttggtagAGAGTGCATATTATGACTTGTTAAGGTCTTGAAACTCAAaatttaggacttgggacttgtcagtctcAACTTGGGGGTCCTGACGCAGGGCTTGCCTgttttgacttgggacttgagtgcattCCTCTTAATATGTTTATTGTATGTTTAATGTTTGCACCAAATAAACAAAGCATTCCTTCTAAGTGAAAATCTACTTGTCAGTAAATCCTTTTCTGATTTggaagacttgagacttacttgtgacttgtaaaacaatgacttggaCCCAACTCTGCTATTGAGAGTGAGGCAAGAAGGCCGCAGACGTTTAAACAAGCTGTGTGGCTGCAGGTGTGACTTGATTTAGCTGGTGAACTCATTTAAAATGACTTGAATCATGAATGTATTTCGGCACTTGTGAGATACAAAACCCTTTCTGACAGTAGTAAACTGATTTGTAAAAGTAACTGTTGAGTTGTCTGAGCtctataaacaaaacaaacgcaGTCATCAATGAGTCaatgtacatttgttttaacataggttatttattattgatgtttttctctctggACTGTACAGtacaaacaatataaacacaagATACAGTCCTGTAAACGGTTAGAGTGCAGACACTTTACACAGCAGCAGTCagcaataaaaaatatacaacatCATCAGACTGATCTTGTAAGTGCATCACATATTAACTCAGCAGAGGCTGATTCCCTGTTCATATTAGGGGACACTGATGGAAACATACATTCTGTCACATTAACATAATTATGTTCTTCGTAAAAGGCAGACGTGgatgacaaaacaaaatctggagagcagcagaaactaaattTTCAGCTGCGATTTTACTGACTGAACTTTTAAACTTCTCCAAAGGGCCTTAAGCTTCTTTGCCACGTGGAAAACCAGCGCCAAATGCACGACTGAGGCGCCATGAGCACAGAAGCTACACCTGTGTTTGGTCCGGAGAAACCGCAGACTTACCATGGTCGGGCCGGAGGTTGAAGGATCTGAAACACAGACGTTGCAGCAACCATAGTTTGTGTCTGCATCCAATTTGTGATATCtgagtataaaaataaaaataaaaaaataaataaataaaataaaattgacttaGCAATGCAAGGATCTGCTAGTTCAGTTTCTCTGATTTCATAGTTACTGGAACCATTAATTCACTGAAATGTAGATATCTGCAGGTAGCCTCACATAGCCAGACAAATCTCTGCACTGCCAGCACTGGAGGTCTGGCTGAAGACATCATAACTCTGCGCTAGTATTGTTTAAATCAGTGGAAGGCAGCCTGCGGCTTTGGAGCCCCAGCAGCTCTTTAGCTCCTTGTTGTGGCTTTTACTTCTGCAgcctggtgccttttcctctGAATTTTGTTGAACCTCAGTAACTGTGGCTAATCTTTGGTGTCCTGAGCTGTACTAGCTATGGCTTTCAAAcccaaaaaacaggaaaaatctTGCAGGAAAATTGAGAATTTAATGGTGCATGGACAGATCAATTCAGCTGTCCTGGATTATTCTCGGCCCCCATCTCTCACCACAGTGTCAAGGTGTACCTCAGAACTCCAGCAGGAGCGTCAGCGGCTCCACAGAGCTCAGCTCcatctcctgtttctgtccgtagactccctcctccaccttcacGCCTGCCTTTGTGCACTTCACAGATGCAGACATTAACTCCCTGCAGGCGGACACCAGGTTTGAGAAGAGCTGGGCGCCCCACCACAGCTCACACCCCCCTCTGTACTGCATCCTTCTCTTGGGA
This window encodes:
- the LOC125901196 gene encoding uncharacterized protein LOC125901196 encodes the protein MEELPQLPPEVWVYVFSYLTTEEKHTVRAGCRHLRRLIDHPCLWRDYTVVLSDLRRYTYGFWDTLRHRKLTRVAVRHLRRKEWRRLVRFLPTLTAIVFVDGGRLYKEKYLDNLSRFPDLRDLGVRNATWDEPMLGSSLSTQLHERLTHLSVCNVRLPCTVEFINTVSQLVNLRYLLFHQQGEGYGLDTVRPVPCSVFHNLMLSLKKLKHLSWGMRGEPPEPLPDDYLSPPDPDHPGASRYGGPALTTLELVDYPETILPENALRSLTSLRSLTVRYRYIREGIECRLTSWLSPLQQLETLTIIGGNSLATYTTTIPSSVTRLTLRVAITLKDMDSIAPKVPALEHLDIEQNRSSGSLCRRIPMLFPQLRTLRIRFFRREPEKDLLSLHRLRHLVQLELLVERSFILRDYLNGHPWPSPCVQELINQLRELSENRITVITTMRQRNPLRECDCVWEGD